Below is a window of Camelus bactrianus isolate YW-2024 breed Bactrian camel unplaced genomic scaffold, ASM4877302v1 HiC_scaffold_27, whole genome shotgun sequence DNA.
atctgattattaaaatcaggaaggaataagaagaaagtagggaagagagggagagaggaagatgagagggagtgaaagagaaaaaggagggaaggaaggaaggaaggatttgtagtcaaactgttacatatcaggccctaaaataaattctttccttaattccatgaattcacttattatacaatattaacaaattacttaaagaatgaatcaaaaccatataagatattatttctcatgtaatggaaaaaataatacgatgaagcaaattaaatctaatagtgttaaaatattcaaagactttctaatgataaaaactttaaatataaagtattctacttcaaaaatgctttcagagatgttatcaatggtgagaggatgtatatatcatatatagttttctgtttatgaatttgattatattatagcaatggaacagtgtaatattaaatttaaaaaatgcatatcaattgaagatataaattaacctcaaatttgggttgtaaataattttatatttagctttcagttttctttatgtttttatataattttaggaaaataattatcatacataaatgtacagatctgagtctttatctaatatgtctcaatctcaagagttctaaaacccctcaatttccttctttcctttcttcttttctcccttctttcctattcctttattggtaatttggggtataaaagttaattgttggcaatattttatcagaacttataatgtgaatgaaggatgaaaaatatatacatatatacacacacacatatagtgatgatccaacttggaataaatatttccatatttctatgaaaaattgtgaatgaatttaacgatagtatgttattccttaacatttttcataatatacagtatatgtacttacaactttatactgtgaacttaattgtttaatatctaccttcatgcatggaagagtttttatgttattataaagcatactttaataatgtgataaaggagaatgacatggtgttaagaaattatgttaatgtaatgggctttatgaattcacaaattagctgagcactgagagtgattggaattagataggcaaatctcttgaggggagtagggcattgatgtgtaaaagattattcctgagagtgagaatagcatgtgtatggccctgtagcatgagggaacatagtaagtacgaggattgtaagaagtgtatctatggtaatgatcatgaaggtgaacaaggagtgatttgaggcaactaacaagggtaaggccaaatatataacagtcagcatattacagcaggctgtccggccagccggccctccgcccgcgccgcggggtgggcaagcgccccgcgggggtctcgggctcccagcccactgccccgcctccccgccacccgctaggcgtcgtccggggacgcccctcgccgagagagaccctcaatcacaagtcaccccgccctccccaccctcctcgccgtgcCACGCAACCCGGCCCCGGAACCGCCCTCCCGATCTCCCTGCAGTACCCCTCGACCCTCGCCGGGAAGAAGTGACTCCAGCAGCCGTGGCGGCTCTTTGGGCCCaaggggcgggcgcggcagccattggcagaggccgctgcctccggctgtcaatcccgcggcccggccccgccccaccggcggagcgtggcaggacgcagggccgcgggggctgtcgggacggctccaagatggccgCGCGCTTGGGGTCCGCACCTGCTGGCGGCCTCGAGCCCCGTTAactgccaccgctgctgaccGGAGCCGCCAGTCGTCCTGGCGACTCCGTGGGCTGTccccgcggggcgggaggccgccatggcgaccctggaaaagctggcgaaggccttcgagtccctcaagtccttccagcggccgccgcctcagccccctcagccggcaccgccgccgccgccgcttcagccccctcagccggtaccgccgccgcctcagccccctcagccggcaccgcagccgccgccgcttcagccccctcagccggtaccgcagccaccgccgcctcagccggtaccgccgccgcctcagccccctcagctggcaccgcagccgccgccgcctcagacggcaccgcagcctcaaccgtcgccgccgccgccgcctcagccccctcagccggcaccgcagccgccgccgccgccgccgcctcagccggcaccgcagcctcaaccaccgccgccgccgccgcctcagccccctcagccggcaccgcagccgccgtcgcctcagccggcaccgcagccgccgccgcttcagccccctcagccccctcagccggtaccgccaccgccgccgccgccgcctcagccccctaagccggcaccgcagccgccgccgccgccgcctcagccggcaccgcagcctcaaccaccaccgccgccgccgcctcagccccctcagcctgtaccgccgccgcctcagccccctcagcctgtaccgccgccgcctcagccccctcagccggcaccgcagccgccgccgccgccgcctcagccggcaccgcagcctcaaccaccaccgccgccgccgcctcagccccctcagccggcaccgcagccgccgccgcctcagccggtaccgccgccgcctcagccccctcagccggcaccgcagccgccgtcgcctcagcaggcaccgcagcctcaaccgccaccgccgcctcagccccctcagccggcaccgcagcctcaaccgccgccgccgcctcagccccctcagccggcaccgcagcctcaaccgccaccgccgcccgtccaccgtgggtcaggagccgctgcacagacggtgagtccctgcgggtccctccccagccctgcgcgggtatccgtccctccctcggcctcccccgaaggccccgaggcggtccgggccccaggcctctgctttcccggctgcgaaactcgggaaggaacggggctgtgttgtgatccgaggccgcgcgtcccgttcggcttcctctgggccactccccacccctctccttctccgggccaggtgtaacattttgtcttcccttttcaactgagggtttaaaacagtgtttcagataactgtcaaaacgctatgcatgcaaaaccctaggttaacttaagggaaggagtaggagagaagaggggaaggagcgaagttcactggtcacttctgtgggggtgggttagatggtcacagtggtgaacgcttaactgctacatggccccgtgcgcttaccagcatagtcgttactgttactaaccccggacagcactggtgttaaggaggcatgaccacggaccgtgtgctcattgagcttaattttacacaaactaagatttccacagaatcaagacaggcagtaaacgccagctgcagaggacagcttgtgcagggttggggaacagcatggcatgatcagaactttagtttgactggcttgaaatgtagagggaaagggaaacttcacactgatgaatcagagaggagatagctgtttttattaaactaaaatggttaaatgagccttgttggttaatgatttgccttagcaatgtgaatttggattctgcaagtattttataagttctgtaagaagcttgttttaaaatttcaaaactcttaagatattagaagttcagttttattttataagaattttttaaaaagtgtttaactcaattagaactgagttcctttaacatagactttattatctcatgtattaataccctctagaggtacacaatgaaaaatgtgatttataaacagacacatacagacacaaggaaaacagtatgtagcttcagtaacagtttaagagaaaagtcagaaacaaattttccctggtcaaaatatcaaaaaaagcacctggggcttatatcctttaattgatttgagctctaaatggacaaatacccaatttttttttttttaaattgctaagaacaagattctttttcacgttgaataatgattttgaagtttaaataagtACCAACAATAGAgttatgagggaggaaaaatataaaatactgatttttttttttttaatctcaccgtaaggtgcattcttaaacacataggagagaactgtcatgatttgcgcaactcgcttgcaaatagttcaacagtattaacgattgaatttagatggtgggcatatgggaatttatcatcctattaaacagttttttgtacttctgagacttagaataaaacattggaaggaacctgttagacataatgctctatgtgaagtaatttgttccctttgtgaaattctaggaaggttaaaatgcatgttcataacatcaagaaaatcacaagcatttacgatgtaatcagaactacctgaggatctgtgaaacttggtgagttggtggattttttaaaatgtcttaaaacattttgtttttacaaagattacaggagtaagagaagataaattttaatcaactcttaatatttttttcctggttgatgtgatataattaaatgtggggaaaaaaggtaaattctaaaaggagacactaccttgatggttttctatggaggaaactcaagcaggaggaagtttaatttaaaaacatgaattactgctctttataatacattctaagttgtcattcttttgaatgccttcctttccaaacaggtgtgttattctgggagatcatcaggacttctgggtatttggaggtactgacctaaccagtggaactgctgatttataagaagttgtccagaattttggaaaactgattagtagaggtaaataatgtttccttggcaagtgatgacagaaagtgacttgagtgaattttcctttgtttttaggcagatgtacctaaccatgtatgttaacaatgattacaggctggagaccgagaagaactaccatttttgccagctgggatgcagaaaaaattggacttctgggttccacaaatgggctgaggtaactaagacagaaaacgtatcttcttggtcaacatgtatctcagggtaatcacagatgtgttccattacctgatattgttttaatttggataaatactcaagaaaatttaagaaatagagtttgcttttgcttttacatcagtttggtaaaacagaacaacctcttaattactaagtacaaaccaagtttttcattatttttaaaatattttagtttctatttgtatttgttttgtgataagtaagtaaaatctgtaagctcagaaaatagtcaaacctaggaagctgcttctgacaagtgaattagcttattgaaaatctgatatagatccttggcattaattttcaagtttttacagttttcttggatttcttctatctaggaaaacaacatgctcttttaagatgactgtactctgattatagtctctcctttatggattccgtactaaattgtaaccataggtatattttaccatttacaaaagtgcctgattgggaagtataatacaatgattttgtaaattgaattactctaaaatttcaaggatttatttttaattcaattatgattaattttcatttgtcactggctcttaatgctttattttaaagtgtctttcataggcccccttctttcatcttcttcccttaaGCTCTCTGTCCGgtaactctaagttcttacatgttcatggtaggcttgtgtgttttttttaaaggcaggtgcaccaaaaagcactttcctgtgactatcttctgttttgttcatcatttatgagtccaaattttatagaattgatttgaagaatgtcatatgtttcttatcattgtgtctggtttttaaaatgctttccatctgactcatttctgcatactttaaaataataatatgaatcaaataagtatgggaataaaatcacagttacttgtatcacatttgattccatgtatattgcaaagtcttattattatgttggtgttatgaacatgcatttcataatacacttatttacatgaatcagatcttattcattaaggtcatttacttttagaaatatgtaatttcttgtgaatacatgtatatagaaatacatgtgtctttttataatttatgcagcttagaatacagataaaataaacccaagatacaagataatatgccttacattaatttaaattcatgtgagttaaaagacaatttgaatattgtttcccattttctactagcttcttgatcatattcagcagcacatttacctttacatatatttaaggaatcttttttatttctactgtagctctgtcataatggaaactctgcagcagaatcagctgtcatctatcccgtgtggccaagtgcagaggtgagaattctcatttgtgggatgaccactcacagctttaaatgtttttactgtaactgctcttataaggtagcaagctagagagagagagagagagaaacagagagaagaaaagagttctctctgcatattcccatgtgtgtgatggcattagtcttcttctgctgtatttttctagaatgtgtgtgcgtgtgtgcatgtatgtgtgagagagaaatgtcttgtctttgtcctaatagccactcttctctccctctagttttttctctatcctcccctcctttctttttctttttcatcaatatcttctctttcagaaaattcttgataaataaaatttccaacttcctcacttttaatatggtaaagttacttggatccccaacgtcaagggatctcatactttaatgtctgtaaggattgccagggacaccttttaaaagtacagatttccaggccttactttgagcagttctcttccagtagatccagggtgaggctgagcatctctgagccttcccccttcatattatggtgcaggggatcaggggcagctttcctctgggtctccgtgctgttgctatgaaaagtggctacagcatcactaatatttttctttcttgttttaattgcattaatattatcaagcagttaatagcattttcttaaaattatggtcaaaggcataggcatttgatttataatggtatctgcaaaccactcttttactgaattaatttgttttgcttgtatttccacaattgtaaatgccgtgagttaagtgactgctttgcttcaactacaggagaatgtgaaaacactccaggagagagaggttgcatatatcaatgcagactcatacacagaaggtaaattttatttcagattgtcattaaatagtataccagtatttaagtctgtcaactccaactcataaactaggattatcctctttctatgagatgactcaataatacctccatttctccattttaccagagagaacattattatgattcaaatgaatcaatatgattcataactaagctattgatcctaatttctttagtatatttaccattggcctatcttggattactacttaaaactttagtacttttgacattcttcctgtggagctatttttaaaagttgggctaaagtatttcatacagaaatagttcctgtatgtattggaacaactctgaaataagcacccactacagactttcttttgaccctgacatgtggcatgtgcatctgtaggctttcatcgtgttatggttatttctaggtaagtgtcacaggacacatgttagttactgacacACTCTAGTCTAAcgtcttgatattgaattgaatgaatgaataaaaacgtgaacattatggccttaccacttcctttgccaaagacccctaggtactgctgccataatgagcaatggcccttactgttactgcaggagctgcagccttagcagcagagtctgcctctgcagtctcctatcctgagtgtgtgctgcagcctctctggctcctgaagagttatttccaccttgtgttttagttttagccaggctgtctgtctgtctatttatctacctacctatctatctattctaaaattttatttatttgtttttactgaagtacatttgatttgtaatattagtttcaggtgtacagtgaagttacacagttatatacatatacatatacatatacatacacatatacattgtttttagattcttttccattataggttattataagatactgaatataattccctgtgctatacagtaggtcctttttgtttatctgtttcatatataatagtgtatatctgttagtcctgaactcctaacatctctcttcccttccccctttccccttgggtaaccatagtttcttttctatgtcgtgaatgtatttctggtttgtaaataagttcatttgtatcatttttttgtttgtttacattccacatataagtgatataatttgatatttgcctttctctatctgacatacttcactgaatatgataatctgtagggtccaccctatttttaattctccaggaatgatgccttcaatttgaaatatgttatatcttgtttataattagaaaataaagttagaattaaatacaggtttgaagtccatttggaggtattaaaatactctctattttattttgcaggcaattatactctcagagttgactgtacaccccttcttttccagttggtatataaactgacaaaagaggtatgtaagtagatctgtcataatgttttttgatgagtggataaatcaataacttttgttttctaaattactaatatttaaactggtgacagacatagctgatttgtataaataacaaatcagaatgagctttaatacactacttatgtgacataactatgagaacagtagtgctagtctctgttctaataatagttcctaataattgtatacatttgttaaaatgtgcagggtctattgtttcatggggcagagtctctttgatataacagaaagaatactgagctgggatggggaagccttggctgtgaagattgccttggctattcattcattcattcattcattcattcagcaagtatttattgtgtggttactatgcatcaggtcctatgaaatgaattctagcagctACAGTGATAAAGCACAAGgtttctgaatccaaatactttataatctagagaggccacagacctgtaaatgaggactcatacttcacttgaatattggatactatatacagtggaggacagttgtggaagagagaagttaaaaccctggggtagctggtgaggttggaaagcactagaaggtgttcacagaaggattagtggttaggctgtaaaatggaaggatgtgaaagtggggagaaggtttctcctcagaagacacaggacctaataaagacatggatgtgtgaaagaacctttcccgacctctgggtaatgcaatataacctaaatgtaaggtgttggtgaaaaagctggcaAGAAACGGGGCCTGACCCATAGGCCTAagtgttcataaatctggtgatggagaaattaaagaatctttaacaagttgtatattatcatttttattcattagaaaaattactctgtatcagtgcattgaatattttaagctgtagtaagtctaaaagcaaaatggaaataattccacataattatttagcgcacaggaatttataaatactagttattgatgtaaaaagtactctgaaaatgctaatgcactctgaatctctaaaaattatgtgatctactcattgagtatatgtgtgcttcatttaaataa
It encodes the following:
- the LOC141576734 gene encoding uncharacterized protein LOC141576734 translates to MSGGKLSIGQTSEEVIRLNHPALPTLLAVPRNPAPEPPSRSPCSTPRPSPGRSDSSSRGGSLGPRGGRGSHWQRPLPPAVNPAARPRPTGGAWQDAGPRGLSGRLQDGRALGVRTCWRPRAPLTATAADRSRQSSWRLRGLSPRGGRPPWRPWKSWRRPSSPSSPSSGRRLSPLSRHRRRRRFSPLSRYRRRLSPLSRHRSRRRFSPLSRYRSHRRLSRYRRRLSPLSWHRSRRRLRRHRSLNRRRRRRLSPLSRHRSRRRRRRLSRHRSLNHRRRRRLSPLSRHRSRRRLSRHRSRRRFSPLSPLSRYRHRRRRRLSPLSRHRSRRRRRLSRHRSLNHHRRRRLSPLSLYRRRLSPLSLYRRRLSPLSRHRSRRRRRLSRHRSLNHHRRRRLSPLSRHRSRRRLSRYRRRLSPLSRHRSRRRLSRHRSLNRHRRLSPLSRHRSLNRRRRLSPLSRHRSLNRHRRPSTVGQEPLHRRKVKMHVHNIKKITSIYDVIRTT